The following are encoded together in the Pseudoalteromonas ruthenica genome:
- a CDS encoding RNA polymerase sigma factor → MIKAAAAWLLKPKLQQNEPLSDEQLVHQALKGDAQSKAAKHALISRLSDDLLYFVQAQLGSVIDDTHTRRQLALDMLQEIWLMWLSHPQRYQDQGHGSFKAWLFRVARNRVIDYARRVKVTLDIDTDEIAITLNIDHQQVDRLIADAELAQLSAAMQQLPFGQKEALMLQLEGFSLGEIATITHTAKESVKTRLRYARDKLAIVLQAGAKND, encoded by the coding sequence ATGATAAAAGCCGCAGCGGCTTGGCTTTTAAAGCCAAAGTTACAACAAAATGAGCCGTTGAGCGATGAGCAGTTAGTGCACCAAGCACTCAAGGGGGATGCTCAGAGTAAAGCGGCGAAGCACGCGTTAATATCGCGCTTGAGCGACGATTTACTTTACTTTGTGCAAGCGCAACTAGGCAGTGTGATTGACGATACGCACACCCGTCGGCAACTGGCATTAGATATGCTGCAGGAAATATGGTTAATGTGGCTCTCGCATCCGCAGCGTTATCAAGACCAAGGTCACGGCAGTTTTAAAGCGTGGTTGTTTCGTGTTGCTCGAAATCGCGTAATTGATTATGCCCGGCGGGTCAAAGTGACGTTAGATATCGATACTGATGAAATAGCTATCACCTTGAATATAGATCATCAGCAGGTTGATAGACTTATTGCTGATGCCGAACTAGCCCAGTTATCAGCGGCCATGCAGCAGCTGCCCTTTGGTCAAAAAGAGGCGCTGATGCTCCAACTCGAGGGATTCAGCTTGGGTGAGATCGCGACCATTACTCACACCGCCAAAGAGAGTGTCAAAACCCGTTTACGCTATGCCAGAGACAAGTTGGCGATAGTACTGCAAGCAGGAGCAAAGAATGACTAA
- the purN gene encoding phosphoribosylglycinamide formyltransferase, producing MAHARLVVLISGSGSNLQAIIDACAAGNVPAEVCAVISNKADAYGLERARNSGIRAEVLDHKAFASRDEYDVALGELIDSFSPDCVVLAGFMRILTPSLVQKFKGKMLNIHPSLLPKYQGLNTHQRALDANDKVHGVSVHFVTEELDGGPVIVQAQVPIENGDTAQTLAQKVHAQEHIIYPLVVKWFSEQRLTMEDNYAVLDNNTLPSQGADLNAYLDS from the coding sequence ATGGCCCATGCCCGACTCGTAGTATTGATTTCGGGCAGCGGCTCAAACTTGCAAGCGATTATTGACGCCTGTGCAGCGGGAAATGTTCCCGCTGAAGTATGCGCGGTGATCAGCAACAAAGCCGACGCCTATGGCCTAGAGCGCGCTCGCAATAGCGGGATCCGCGCTGAAGTACTAGACCATAAAGCTTTTGCCTCTCGCGATGAATACGATGTGGCTCTAGGTGAGCTTATTGATAGTTTTTCACCAGACTGTGTTGTATTAGCTGGATTTATGCGTATTCTAACCCCTAGCTTAGTGCAAAAATTTAAAGGAAAAATGTTGAACATTCATCCTTCATTGTTGCCTAAGTATCAAGGGCTGAACACCCACCAGCGCGCACTAGATGCAAACGATAAAGTGCATGGCGTTAGCGTTCACTTTGTTACCGAGGAGCTCGATGGCGGACCTGTGATTGTCCAAGCCCAAGTGCCCATTGAAAATGGTGACACAGCACAAACGCTGGCACAAAAAGTCCATGCACAAGAACATATAATCTATCCGTTGGTAGTAAAGTGGTTCAGCGAACAACGACTGACGATGGAAGATAACTATGCAGTGCTCGATAACAACACCCTTCCTAGCCAAGGTGCCGACCTTAACGCGTACTTGGACAGCTAA
- a CDS encoding DUF3108 domain-containing protein codes for MQCSITTPFLAKVPTLTRTWTANILLVAALSCGSFAADAQPQSQASDATSALTEYSAEYHVTRQGERHGKARRALTRIDDSHYQLSYRSDIEWMIFSDEREETNRFQFTDGEVTPIYYTMERTGTGPDKEYKISFDHSNQQVFSNESKYALDCPWKADYQDVLSYQIALRKALAEGQERFAYPIVDKKGNSREYAFEVVGTETITLPIGNVETVKVKRLYDNDKRQAIAWFAPKMNYMMVRMYKGKDGVEQFQVELAKYVPYTPL; via the coding sequence ATGCAGTGCTCGATAACAACACCCTTCCTAGCCAAGGTGCCGACCTTAACGCGTACTTGGACAGCTAATATTTTATTGGTCGCAGCGTTAAGCTGCGGCTCTTTCGCCGCTGATGCACAGCCGCAATCTCAAGCCAGCGACGCAACCTCTGCCCTTACTGAATACAGCGCGGAGTACCATGTCACTCGCCAAGGTGAACGCCACGGTAAAGCCAGGCGCGCCCTCACGCGTATTGACGATAGCCACTACCAACTGAGTTACCGCAGCGATATAGAGTGGATGATTTTTTCCGACGAACGTGAAGAAACCAATCGCTTTCAGTTTACCGATGGCGAAGTAACGCCTATTTACTACACCATGGAGCGCACCGGTACGGGCCCTGATAAAGAGTACAAGATCAGTTTCGATCACAGCAATCAACAAGTATTCAGTAACGAGTCTAAATACGCGCTCGATTGCCCTTGGAAAGCAGATTATCAAGATGTACTGTCTTACCAAATAGCCCTGCGCAAAGCATTAGCCGAAGGACAAGAGCGATTTGCCTACCCCATAGTGGATAAAAAAGGTAATAGTCGCGAATATGCTTTTGAGGTTGTCGGCACTGAAACCATCACCTTGCCTATTGGCAATGTAGAAACAGTTAAGGTAAAGCGCCTTTACGATAACGATAAGCGCCAAGCAATCGCTTGGTTTGCACCAAAAATGAATTACATGATGGTGCGTATGTACAAAGGCAAAGATGGTGTCGAACAATTCCAGGTTGAACTGGCCAAATATGTTCCCTACACCCCACTATAA